One Burkholderia sp. WP9 genomic window, CATCGACGGGTTCTTCATCGCGGCGAGTTCGCCTTGCGGGACGATCCCGAGCGACAGCAGGGAGACCGCCATCAGCAGGACCAGTACGACCGCGAAGCCGAGCAGGGTGGCGCGGCCGATATCCTCGCGCCGCTGCGCGCGGGCTGAGAACACGCTGGCGCCTTCGATACCGATGAACACCCACACGGTGATCAGCATGGTGCTTTTGACCTGCGTGAAGACGCTGCCGAGCTTCGCATTGCCCCAGAAGTCCTGCGCAATCACATGGCTTCTGAATGCAATGGCCGCGAGCACGATGAACAGCACGAGCGGAATCACCTTGGCGACGGTGGTGATCGCGTTGAGCACCGCCGCGCTGCGCACGCCGCGCAGGATCACCGCATGCATGATCCATAGCGCGATGGAGGCGCCCAGCACCGCCGCGGGCGTATTGCCCTCGCCGAACACGGGGAAAAAGTAGCCGAGCGTGCCGAACACGATGACGAGATAGCCGACGTTGCCGATCCACGCGCTGACCCAGTAACCCCAGGCCGAATTGAAGCCAACGAAGTCGCCGGCACCGGCCCGCGCGTAAGCGTAGATGCCGTTGTCGAGTTCGGGCTTGCGGGTCGTGAGCGTCTGATAGACGAAGGCGAGCATCAACATGCCGACGCCGGTGATCAGCCAGCCGATCAGGACAGCCGCGGCGCCCGCGCCGGAAGCCATGTTCTGCGGCAGGGAAAATACGCCGCTGCCGATCATCGAACCGATCACCAGCGCGGTGAGCAGGCCGAGCCGCAATGGTTTTGCCACGGCGTTGCCACTCCGGCCGGCCGGGGCGGGAGTGGAGGGTGCCGAAAATGAATCTGCCAGGTTCTTCATGACGGACCTCACCGTTCATCAGATAGCTGGATTAGGTCACTTCGTGAAGGCTTGGCCGTTGATCTGGATCAGTCCGCGCAAGGTCGCGCCTTAGCGGGGCATGTCAGGCGATTGGGCGAACGGTTTGCGCGGGTCTGTGCGCAGCCTACGTATTTCTCGGTCCTATCTCTCAGACATTTGATGAAAGTCAGTTTCGCGGCGCATTCCAGGAATATCTTTTGATTGGTCAATCACCGCCGCGCAAACCCTCAAACCCCGACCATGCCCACTCGTCCAGCAGCAGCGTTTTCAGCCAGCCCGTCGACTGCACGGGATGGCTGCATCGTTGCCGTGCGCGGCGCGATCGTCGATGTCCGGTTCGACGGTGATTCGCTTCCCCCCGTCGGCGATGCGCTCGTTGTCATGCCGGACGATCTCGCGCCGGTGCTCGCCGAGGTGCAGGCGCATCTGAGCGAAACCATGGTGCGCGCGCTGGCCTTGCAGACAACCGCCGGGTTGCGGCGCGGCACGCGTGTGCGAGCCACCGGCGGCCCCATTGAAGCGCCGGTCGGCGAAGCCGTGCTCGGCAGGCTGCTCGACGTGACTGGCGCGACCCGCGACGACGGCCCGGCGCTTCCCGCGCAGATCGAGCGTCGTCCGATTCATCGCGCGGCGCCGCCGCTCGCGTCGCTGAAAGGCACCAGCACGCTGTTCTCGACCGGCATCAAGGTGATCGATCTGCTCGCGCCGCTCGCGCAGGGCGGCAAAGCGGCCATGTTCGGCGGCGCCGGCGTCGGCAAGACCGTGCTCGTGATGGAACTGATTCACGCGATGGTCGAGCGCTATGAAGGTATCTCGGTGTTTGCCGGTGTCGGCGAACGCTCGCGCGAAGGCCACGAGATGCTGCTCGACATGCGCACTTCCGGCGTGTTGCCGCGCACGGTGCTGGTGTACGGGCAGATGAACGAGCCGCCGGGGGCGCGCTGGCGCGTGCCCTTCACGGCATTGACGATTGCCGAATACTTCCGCGACGAACGCCGGCAGAACGTCCTGCTGCTCATGGATAACGTGTTTCGCTTCGTGCAGGCGGGCGCCGAAGTGTCGGGTCTGCTCGGGCGCATGCCCTCGAGAGTCGGCTATCAGCCCACGCTGGCCAGCGAAGTTGCGAGCTTGCAGGAGCGCATCGTGTCCGTGGGCGGCGTATCGGTGACGGCGATCGAGGCCGTGTACGTGCCGGCCGACGATTTCACCGACCCCGCCGTGACCGCGATTGCAGCACACCTCGACAGCATGGTCGTGCTGTCCCGCGCGATGGCCGCCGAAGGCATGTATCCCGCCGTCGATCCGATCGCGTCGTCGTCGATCCTGCTCGATCCGCTGGTGGTGGGCGAAGAGCATGCGGCCGTGGCCACCGAGGTGCGCAGGATCATCGAGCATTACCGCGAGTTGCAGGACGTGATCTCGTTGCTCGGCGTGGAAGAACTGGGCGCCGACGATCGCGCGCTGGTCGGCCGCGCCCGTCGCCTGCAACGCTTTCTGACCCAGCCGTTCGCGGTCACCGAAGCGTTTACGGGCGAAGCCGGCCGCTCGGTGGCGCTCGCCGACACGATTGCCGGCTGCAAGGCGATTCTCGCGGGCGAGTGCGATACGTGGCAGGAGAGTTCGCTCTACATGATCGGCTCACTCGACGAAGGGCGCAGCAGGGAAGAGGCTGCCGCGCAGCGACCCGCTGCTGCGGAGAAGGAGCCCGTGGCATGAGCAACAGCGCACTGAAGCTGACCATCGCCACGCCGTCGCGGGTATGGTTCGACGGCGTCGACATCGTTTCCTTGCGCGCGGAAGACGCAAGCGGTTCGTTCGGCATCCGTATTGGTCATGCCGATTTCGTCACGCAACTGACCTCTTCGGTGGTTCGCTGGACGGGTGCCGACAACGTGTCGCACTACTGCGCGGTGAACGGCGGCGTGCTGCTGGTATTGGGCGGCGCCACGGTGTCCATCGCTTGCCGCGAAGCGATTCCGGGCGATTCGCTGGAAGGCCTCGAGGTGCTGGTGCGCAGCCGCCACGCCGACGAAGACGACGCGGCGCGCCGTGCCCGGGTCGACCAGTTGCGGCTGCATGCGCGCGCGGTGCGTCAGATGCTGCGCTACTTGCGGCCGCGGCCCGGAACCGACAGTGCCAACCCGGCCGGCTCGGGGGCGACACCGCAATGAGCACGCCACGGCACGACAAGCGCAATACCGAAGCCGACAGGCTGGCCGGCGCGGCGCAACAGGCTGCGGAGCGCGCGGCGCGTGGGCGCGAAGAGCCGGAGCCGTCGCTCGGCAGCCGGCTCGGCCAGATCGGCATTCTTGGCTGGGCGATCGTCGTGCCGACTTTGCTCGGGCTCGCGTTGGGGCACTGGCTCGACCGCACGTTCGGCACGCGGGTATTTTTCTCGGCGCCGCTTCTGATGTTAGGGGCGGCGCTCGGTTTCTGGTCCGCGTGGAAATGGATGCATCGTCAACAGGGAACACACCGTGAATAGCGCGCTGGCATGGCCGCTACCGCCGCTCGCCGCCCAACTCGTGATCGGTCTCACGCTCGGCATGGTGGCCGGCGCGTGGCATTTCCTTTCGTTGCGCTGGAACTGGCCGCTGTTCGCAACGGGCAAAACGGCTGCGGCGCTCGCGCTGCAACTCGCGCGCATTGCGTTGACCTGTGCGGTGCTGCTGGTGCTCGCACGCATCGGTGCGCTCGCGCTGCTCGCCGGCATGGCAGGCGTGCTGCTCGCACGCAGGATCGCGCTACGGCGTTACGGAGGCCTGTCATGACCGAATCACCGCTCACGATCGCGCCGCTTCTGCGGATTGGACCCGTGGCGCTTACCTCGCCCGTGTTGATCACCTGGGCGATCATGGCCGTCGTCACGCTGGCGGCTGTCGTGCTGAGCCGAAGACTCTCGCTTGCGCCCGGCAAGACGCAAACCGCGGTTGAGCTGCTGGTCGAAACCATCGACCAGCAGATTCGCGACACCATGCAAACCGAGGCCGCAACCTATCGCGCGCTGATCGGCACGCTGTTCATCTTCGTGCTGGTCGCCAACTGGTGCGCGCTGGTGCCGGGCGTCACGCCGCCCACCGCGCACCTCGAAACGGATGCCGCGCTCGCGTTGATCGTGCTTGGCGCGACGGTCGTCTATGGCATTCGCAGCCGGGGTGCCACGGGCTATCTCGCGTCGTTCGCGGAACCGAGCTGGGTAATGATTCCGCTAAACGTCGTCGAGCAGATCACGCGGACGTTTTCACTCGTCGTGCGCCTGTTCGGCAACGTCATGAGCGGCGTGTTCGTGATCGGCATTCTGCTGTCGCTTGCCGGCCTGCTGGTGCCGATTCCGCTCATGGCGCTCGATCTGCTCACGGGCGCGGTGCAGGCCTACATTTTTGCTGTTCTCTCGATGGTTTTCATCGGTGCCGCGATCGGCGATCCGCACCATGTCAGTGTCAAAAAGGGCGAAGTCTCATGAATAACCTTATCGAAGTGGTCAGTATCGCCGCGGCAGCGCTTGCCGTTTCGTTCGGCGCGATCGGGCCGGCGCTCGCGGAAGGCCGTGCGGTCGCCGCGGCGATGGATGCGATCGCTCGGCAGCCGGATTCGGCGGGCACCGTATCGCGCACGCTGTTCGTCGGGCTGGCCATGATCGAGACGATGGCGATCTATTGCCTCGTGATCGCCTTGCTGCTGCTGTTCGCCAACCCGTTTGCGAAATAGGCGGACTCCATGCGAATCGACTGGTGGACGCTTGCGCTCCAGACCATCAATGCACTGGTGTTGATATGGCTGCTCGCGCGTTTTCTGTTCCGCCCGGTCGCCGGGATCATCGCCGAACGTCAGAAGGCGGCGCGCGCGCTGATCGCCGATGCCGAGGCGGCGAAGCTCGCAGCCATTCAGGAGCGCGACAAGGCGGCCCACGAAACGCAACAGCTGGCGGCGGCGCACGGCGAAGCGATGAAAACCGTCGCCGTGGAGGCCGCGGCGCAAAAGCAGGCGCTTCTGAGCGCCGCGCAAGCCGACGCGGACGCCTTGCGCGCGGCGGCGAAAGGCGAGGCCGCGGGGGCGCGCGCCGAGCAGGACAAGCTCGCGTCCGAACGGGCCAGCCGGCTTGCCGTCGATATCGCGGCAAAGCTGCTCGACAGATTGCCCGAGAGCGTGCGCGTGAGCGGCTTTATCGACGGTCTCGCCGAGGGGATCGCACAACTTCCGGAAACCGCCCGCGCGGCGCTTTGGGGCGACGGCGCGGTGCCGACACTCGCCGCGCCGCGTGTGTTGAGCGAGCGGGAGCAGCAGCAGTGCCGCACGATGCTCGCAACCTGCCTGAAACGTGATGCGCCGGTCAACTTCGAAGTGGATCCGCATTTGATCGCCGGCCTCGAACTGCGCTCGCCGCATGCCGTGGTGCGCAACAGCTTCGGCGCGGAACTCGTCCGGATCAAGGAGGCGCTGCTCGATGACAGTCATGCTTCCCGCTGAAACGAGCGACGACGCCTGGCTTGCGGCGCAGCGCGGGGCGCTGGCCCGCACGGCATGCGCGCCTTATGCCGATACGCTCGGCCGTGTCGAGCGGATCGGTGACGGGATCGCGTTCGTCTCGGGACTGGCCGATGCGGCGCTCGACGAATTGCTGCGATTCGAAAGCGGCGCGAGCGGCTTCGTGCACTCGTTGGAGGCCGATCTCATGAGCGTCGTGTTACTCGACGACGGCGCCACCGTCGAAGCCGGCGCGCGCGTGACGCGCACCGGCGCGGTGATCGAAGTGCCCGTGGGCGAAGGCTTGCTCGGTCGTGTGATCGATCCGCTTGGCCGGCCACTCGATCGCGACGAACCTGTGTCGGCGGTGAAGCGCATGCCGATCGAGCGGCCCGCGCCGGCGATCATCGATCGCGATCTGGTCAGCGAGCCTGTCGAAACCGGCGTGCTGATCGTCGACGCGCTCTTCGCCGTCGGACGCGGACAGCGGGAGCTGATCATAGGCGATCGTGCAACGGGCAAGACCGCGTTGGCGCTCGACGCCATCGTCAACCAGAAGCACTCGGACATGATCTGTGTCTACGTGGCGATCGGCCAACGCTCGACAGCGGTGCAGCAAGTGATCGAATCCGTGCGGCGGTACGGCGCACCCGAGCGCTGCGTGTTCGTGGTCGCGGCGGCGGCTTCGGCGGCCGGATTGCAATGGATCGCACCGTTTGCGGGCGTCACGATCGCCGAGTACTTTCGCGACCGCGGACAGCATGCGCTGGTCGTGATCGACGACCTCACCAAACACGCCGCGACGCACCGGGAGTTGGCGCTGCTGACACGCGAGCCGCCAGGGCGCGAGGCCTATCCCGGCGACATCTTCTACGTGCATGCGCGATTGCTGGAGCGCGCGGCGAAACTGTCGGCGGCGCTCGGCGGCGGGTCGTTGACGGCATTGCCGATTGCGGAAACCGACGCGGGCAACCTGTCCGCCTATATCCCGACCAATCTGATTTCGATCACGGACGGCCAGATCGTGCTGGACACCGCGCTGTTCGCCGCCAACCAGCGTCCGGCCGTCGATGTCGGGTTGAGCGTGAGCCGTGTCGGCGGCAAGGCGCAGCATCCCGCCTTGCGCGACGTGTCAGGCCGCTTGCGGCTCGATTACGCGCAGTTCCTGGAGCTGGAGATGTTCTCCCGCTTCGGCGGTCTGACGGATGCTCATGTGGCCGGCAAGATCGCACGCGGGGAGCGCATCCGGGCATTGATCGCGCAGCCACGCTTCAAGCCGCTGCGCACGCTCGATGAAATCGCGTTGCTGGCCGCGTTGTCCGAAGGCGTGTTCGACGGCGTGCCACCAGCCATCGCCGCCGAAGTGCGGAGCCAGCTCGCCGAACAATTGCCGGGCGGCAGCATGGCAGCCGGATGGGCGGATGCGCCGCTGGACGCCCCGACTCAAGCGGGACTCGTTACGGCGGTTCGCGAACTGGTGCAGCGCCTGACGTTGCAAGCGACGCTGCAAGCGCCGAACGGCGCCGCCCCGGCCGGGAGCGCGAAATGAGCGGCCGACTCGCGGAAATCGAAACGCGCACGGCGACCGCGCAACAACTGGACGCCGTGATCGGCGCAATGCGTGGCATCGCTGCGGCGCGTTCGCGTGAAGCGCAGCGGCGGCTGCCGGGTATCCGCTCTTCGGCCGCGACCGTGGGGGCTGCGATCGGCGCCGTCCTTGCTCATGGAAGAGCGGCGCAAGCCGCCCTGTCGGAGCCGGATCATGGCGCGCGGATCGTGATCGCGCTGTGTTCTGAACAGGGCTTCGTCGGCTCGTTCAACGAGCAGGTTCTGGACTATGTGCGGCCTCGTCTGGATAACGCGCGGTGTGAACTCCTGCTCGTCGGCACGCGCGGAGAGATGGCGGCGAACGAACGCCACCTTCCGGTCGCATGGAGCTCGCCGGCGGCGTCCCATGCCGATGACGTGCCGTCGCTGGCCAACCGTGTCACGGATGCGCTCTATGTGCGTCTTGGCGCTCGCGCGGTGGACCACGTCTCGATCATCCATGCGCTGCCTGGCGTCGCTGCTGCCAGCGAGATGGTCGAACACCGGTTGATTCCGTTCGATTTTTCGCGGTTTCCGGTGGCGGCGCGCGCCGTGCCACCGTTGCTCACCTTGCCGGTCGAACGTCTGCTGCCTGGGCTGGTCGAGGAATATGTGTTTGTCGAGATATGCGAAGCGTTGATGCTCTCGTTCGCCGCGGAAAACGAAGCGCGGGTGAGGGCGATGCTGGCCGCCCGCACCAATGTGAGAGACACGCTCGACGAACTGACGCAAAGCTATCGTCGGGTCCGTCAGGACGAAATCACCGCCGATATCGCGGAACTGGCGGCGACCGCCACGCAGCCGATCTAGCGGAGCGGCGGGTCGTCGTCCCGACGCCGCTCGTCTTTATCCGGCCGCGAGATCGCCGCCGTCGACTTTGCCGCGCTTGCGCGCCGGGCTGACACGCTTGCGCGCGGGTTTCCCGGTCGGCCCGGCGTCATCCTCTCCATTAACGGGCGCATGGTCTTCCGGCTTTATTGCGCCGGCGAGTTCCGGCTGTGGCGCTTCAGTGAGTTCGAAGACCGTATCATCCTGGAGCGCGTCGAAACGGCACAAGACCCGGTTGCCCTCGCGGATCGCACCGTCGAGCATCTGCTTCGCGAGCGGATTCTCGATGGTCTGGCGGATGCGCCGCCGCAGCTCACGCGCCCCATATTCCGGTCGATAAGCCTCGGTCACGAGCTGGTCGACGATACTGTCGTCGAATACGATGTCGATGTCCTGGCTCTTCGCGACGCGCGCAACCTTTTCGAGCTGCAAGCGCACGATCGAACGAATCTGATCCGCGCTCAACGATTCGAAAATGATGATTTCGTCGATGCGGTTCAGGAACTCGGGGCGGAAATGCGACCGCAGCACCGTCATCACGCCTTCGCGCACGCCGTCCGGCTGTCGGCCTTTACGGGCACTCTTGCCGGTATCGCTGCCATTTTCCGACGCAATGAAACCCGGACGCTTGCGAGGCGTGCCCATGATGACGTCCGAGGCGAGATTGCTGGTCGCAATGATCAAAGTGTTGGCGAAGTCAATCACGCGACCCTTGCCGTCGGTCAGCCGCCCGTCGTCGAATACCTGCAGCAGAACGTTGTAGACGTCCGGATGCGCTTTTTCGATTTCATCGAGCAGAATCACGCTATGCGGGCGCCGCCGCACGCGCTCGGTCAACTGGCCGCCTTCGTCGTAGCCGACGTAGCCGGGCGGCGCGCCAATCAGTCTCGCCACCGCGTGCCGCTCCATGTACTCGCTCATGTCGATACGCACAATGGCGTCTTCGTCGCCGAATACGACTTCAGCGAGCGCCTTGGCCAGTTCGGTCTTGCCGACGCCGGTCGGGCCAAGGAACAGAAACACCGCGAGCGGCTGATGGCGGGCCTGCAAACCGGCGCGGCTGCGCCGCACCGCATCGCTGACCGCGCCGATCGCTTCTTCCTGGCCGATCACGCGGCGGTGCAAACGGGCCTCCATTTGCAGCAGTTTGGTTTTCTCTTCCTGCGTCAGGTCGGCAACGGGAATGCCTGTCATCTTCGCGACGATCTCGGCGACCAGCGTGCGGGTGACCTCCGCGCTGCTCGTGCTCACGCGGCGCTTCCATGCCTGCGTCGCGTCGTCGAGCTGGGTTTGCTTGCCGGCCAGTTGTTCTCCGAGCGCCTTCGCACGCTCGAACTGTTTGTGCGACGCCGCGTATTCCTGTTCGCGCCGAACCTGGGCGATTTCCGATTCGAGTTCCAGCACCTCGGCCGGGCGTGACGTGGACGACAGATGCTCACGCGCGGCCGCCTGGTCGATCAGGTCGACTGCCTTGTCCGGCAGGAAGCGGCCCGTGATGTAGCGGTCCGACAGTTCGGCGGCGGCCACACAGGCTTCGTCGAGAATCGTGACCTTGTGATGCGCTTCCAGACGGTCGCGAAGCCCGCGCAGAATGCCGATGGTCTGGTCCACACTCGGCTCGCCGACCAGCACGGGCTGGAAGCGCCGTTCCAGTGCTGCGTCTTTCTCGATGTACTTCTGGTATTCGGCGAGCGTGGTTGCGCCGATCAGATTGAGCTCGCCACGCGCCATGGGCGGCTTGAACACGTTGGCGATATCCAGGCCGCCTTCGCCGCCGCCCTGGCCTGCACCGACGATCGTGTGCACCTCATCGACAAAGAGGACCAGCTGATCCTTGTGCGCTGAGATTTCGTCCATGACCTGCTTGACGCGTTCCTCGAATTCACCGCGATATTTGGAGCCCGCGACGAGCGAGTTGACGTTGAGTTCGATCAGGCGTTTTTCGCGTAGTGTTTCCGGCACGTCGCCGCTGATCATCCGCTGCGCGAGTCCTTCGACAATCGCGGTCTTGCCGACGCCGGGCTCGCCGATCAGCACGGGGTTGTTCTTTTTGCGTCGGGCCAGCACCTCGACGAGCGTCTCTGTTTCCTTCGACCGTCCGATAACCGGATCGAGTTTGCCGTCACGGGCGAGCCGCGTGATATCGCGGCTGTACTTGTCGAGCTGCGGCGTGTCGCTGGGGGCCTGCGCGGCTTCTTCCTGGCCCGCCACCTTCAAGGTCTGCTGACGCAGCTGGTGAGGCGACAGGCCGTACTTCATCAACAGATCGCCGGCAAAGCTGTCGGTCACCTCGGCAAGGCCGGTGAGAATGTGTTCGGGGCCGACGTAGTTCTGTCCGAATTCACGCGACGCGATAACGGCGCGTTCGAGCGCACTCTTCAGGCGTGGAGAAACGGAGATTTCGCCCTGCGGCGCTTTCGTCGTGGCATGTCCTTTTGGAGCGTTCGCCTCGATGTACTTTTGCAGCTCGCTGGCGGAGATTTTTACTGCCGACAGAATCCGCTGCACGCTTTCGCTTTCAGCGAGTTCATAAAGCACGTGTTCGGTGTCCACTTCGTGACGGCCGAATTGCACCGCGCGTTCGGCGGCGCGTTGCAGTATTTCCTTCGCCTGCTCGCTGAAGTGCTGTTGCAGGTCGATTCCTTTGTTCACGGGACCGTCGTGCTGCGTGCGGGCGGACTCGGGGCCCGGGCCATTCGCCGCCGGGTCCAGCAAGCCTTCGAAGAGACCGCCGCGGAACAGCGATTCGAGCGGCGACACCTGTCGTTGATGCCGCGTGAGTTGCGCGTAGTGGTAGTCGCAGACGTCGAGTTGCCTTCTGCGCCCTCCCTGAATGACCGCGACGCGGATGGTTGCCGGCCTGACGCCGCAAAGCTCGCACAGATGTTCCGCCATGTCGTATCTCCCGAATGTACCGGTGTTGGAAAAGCAGGCGAGCGGGAAGGTGACTGTCGTAGTGCCCGCCGCCTGTCGATCGGATCATTGTGGGCGGCGGGCAGTACGAGTCGTTGAGCTTGATCAAGCGTTGCCGCGTCGTGAATCCGGGGTGGGCCGGTGGCCCGGCATGCGAACCGCCGCGCGGCGTGATACGCGCATGCGGTCGATGCCGCTTTTGCATGCGCCTTCGCGCTTCCCGCGCGCAATGCGATTGCTTGACGCAGGTCAGGCCGACAGAGCCATTCGCGCCGATCATCCATCTAATCTGCAGCGATGGACAGTATCAAGACGTCGAGCGGGGGTTCTGCAACGTCTACGAGGAGCCGGTCATGTATCAGAAGATCGTCGTGGCTCTGGATGGCAGCGAGTCGTCCAGATGGGCGCTGTATGAAGCGCTCGAATTTGCTCAGCTGACGCAAGCGTGGCTTCACGCGGTGTACGTCGTCAATCCCTGGTGCGTGTCGCGCTACGCGGGCTATTTCAATGCCGAACAGCTTCGTAACGTGCTGCGCGAAGACGGCCGTCTCGCGCTCGACGAAGCGCGCCGGGCCATGGCCGAGCGCGGCGTGCCCGGCGACACCGAGATCGAGGAGACAGAGAATGCAGCGGACGATATCCCGCATTGCCTCGCCCGTTGCGTGCAGCGCCAGGGCGCCGGCCTGGTGGTGATGGGCACGCAAGGCCGGCACGGCATAGGAAGGTTGTTGCAGGGCAGCGTTGCGGAAACGTTCTTGCGGAGCGCTCACGTTCCGGTGCTGCTTGTCAGGACTCCACGCGATCAGGACGAGATACCGTCGGGGCTGTAAAAAGGACGCCGGCGGCCGGGCGTCAGCGGCCGTCGCCGCCACGCCCAAGCTCTCAATGCCACTAGTGCTGGATCGGACTGAAGCCGACCGTCTGCGCGAGAATCGGCAGTTCGTCTTCGTTGAGCGACAGCGCGGTCGCGAGCAGTTGCGCATTGATCCAGCCGCGGATCACGCAGGCGAGCCCCGCCGACGCACAATACAGCGAGACGTTCTGCGCGATCGCTCCGGCCGTCACGGCGGAAAACCGCTCGCGCTGCTGCGCGGGCATGTCCAGTAAGCGCGACGTGCGAACTACGTAGACGAGGTCGAGCGGCGCCTCGCCGACGAAATCCTGGTAGCCGGTCTGCCCGCGCGCGTCGATGGCATGTTTGAGAACCAGTTGATGGTTCGGCGCGTCGTACCGGTACACGCCGTTTTGCAGTGCGGCGTAGATGTCGATTTCGTTGAACGCGTGCGGTGAGGGCGCGGTGCGGCCGCCGGTTGCGGGCCGGTTGATGCCGTCGGCGGCCCAGAGCAACTCGCCCAGCACCGTGGGCGGCAATGCTGTCGGCGCGAACGATCGGCAACTCGCGCGCTGCGCGAAGGCGGTCATCAGCGGCACGCCGGTGTGCAATTCGGGCTTGGGCAGCGTAATGACAGCGGGAGTTTCGCCGGTGGCGAGCGGCGGCCGC contains:
- a CDS encoding AAA family ATPase → MAEHLCELCGVRPATIRVAVIQGGRRRQLDVCDYHYAQLTRHQRQVSPLESLFRGGLFEGLLDPAANGPGPESARTQHDGPVNKGIDLQQHFSEQAKEILQRAAERAVQFGRHEVDTEHVLYELAESESVQRILSAVKISASELQKYIEANAPKGHATTKAPQGEISVSPRLKSALERAVIASREFGQNYVGPEHILTGLAEVTDSFAGDLLMKYGLSPHQLRQQTLKVAGQEEAAQAPSDTPQLDKYSRDITRLARDGKLDPVIGRSKETETLVEVLARRKKNNPVLIGEPGVGKTAIVEGLAQRMISGDVPETLREKRLIELNVNSLVAGSKYRGEFEERVKQVMDEISAHKDQLVLFVDEVHTIVGAGQGGGEGGLDIANVFKPPMARGELNLIGATTLAEYQKYIEKDAALERRFQPVLVGEPSVDQTIGILRGLRDRLEAHHKVTILDEACVAAAELSDRYITGRFLPDKAVDLIDQAAAREHLSSTSRPAEVLELESEIAQVRREQEYAASHKQFERAKALGEQLAGKQTQLDDATQAWKRRVSTSSAEVTRTLVAEIVAKMTGIPVADLTQEEKTKLLQMEARLHRRVIGQEEAIGAVSDAVRRSRAGLQARHQPLAVFLFLGPTGVGKTELAKALAEVVFGDEDAIVRIDMSEYMERHAVARLIGAPPGYVGYDEGGQLTERVRRRPHSVILLDEIEKAHPDVYNVLLQVFDDGRLTDGKGRVIDFANTLIIATSNLASDVIMGTPRKRPGFIASENGSDTGKSARKGRQPDGVREGVMTVLRSHFRPEFLNRIDEIIIFESLSADQIRSIVRLQLEKVARVAKSQDIDIVFDDSIVDQLVTEAYRPEYGARELRRRIRQTIENPLAKQMLDGAIREGNRVLCRFDALQDDTVFELTEAPQPELAGAIKPEDHAPVNGEDDAGPTGKPARKRVSPARKRGKVDGGDLAAG
- a CDS encoding universal stress protein; its protein translation is MYQKIVVALDGSESSRWALYEALEFAQLTQAWLHAVYVVNPWCVSRYAGYFNAEQLRNVLREDGRLALDEARRAMAERGVPGDTEIEETENAADDIPHCLARCVQRQGAGLVVMGTQGRHGIGRLLQGSVAETFLRSAHVPVLLVRTPRDQDEIPSGL
- a CDS encoding nitroreductase family protein, translating into MTDMPLLAYQAAPLLRPPLATGETPAVITLPKPELHTGVPLMTAFAQRASCRSFAPTALPPTVLGELLWAADGINRPATGGRTAPSPHAFNEIDIYAALQNGVYRYDAPNHQLVLKHAIDARGQTGYQDFVGEAPLDLVYVVRTSRLLDMPAQQRERFSAVTAGAIAQNVSLYCASAGLACVIRGWINAQLLATALSLNEDELPILAQTVGFSPIQH